The window AGGCCCTTGGCGGTGGTGATGATGTCGGGCGTGACACCGAAGCGCTGCGAGGCCGTAGCTGCGCCCAGCCGCCCGAAGCCGGTGATCACCTCGTCGAAGATAAGGAGGATGCCGTGCTCCTGCGTGATCGCGCGCAGGCGTTCGAGATAGCCTTTGGGCGGGACGAGGACCCCGGCCGAGCCCGACATCGGCTCGACCATGACCGCCGCGATGGTCTCGGCGCCGTACTCCTTGATGAAGTCGAGCAGCTCGTCGGCAAGGTCCGCGCCGGTGTCTGGCTGGCCACGTGTGAAGGCGTTGTTCGCGATGTCGAGCGTGGCCGAGAGGTGACTGAAGCCCGGCAGCAGCGGAAAGCCGCGCGCGTTGTTGGGCAGGCCGCCCACCGAAATGCCGCCAAAGCCTACGCCGTGGTAGCCGCGCTGGCGCCCGATGATGCGCTTGCGCGCCGGTTCGCCGCGGGCCTCATGGTAGGCGTAGGCGATCTTCAGTGCCGTATCGCCAGCCTCCGAGCCCGAGTTTCCGAAGAAAAAGCGATTGATCCCCTTGGGAAAGATCGTCTCCAGCCGCTGTGCGAGCTGGAACACCTTGGGGTGGCCGAGCTGGAAGGTCGGCGCAAAGTCGAGCTCCTCGGCCTGTTCGCGGATGGCCGCGATAATCGGGCCACGGGCGTGCCCGGCATTGACGCACCACAGGCCCGAGGTGCCATCGAGAATCTCGTTGCCCTTCGTATCGCGATAGTGGCAGCCGCTGGCCGAGGCGAGTAGCCGCGGCATCGCCTTGAAGCCGCGGTTGTCGGTGAAGGGCATCCAGAAATTCGCGAGGTCGTCCACAGAACTGGCATCCTATGCTTGAGCAATTGATGACAGAGTGATGGCAATTGCGGCCGTGCGACAAGTCTATTTCTTGCGTTGCAAAAAACATGCGGCAATGCACCGCAAAATAGACTTTTCTGCAATTTGGCGATCAGCATATTGAGCGAGTTGCATCACGCCTGCCTCTTTTCTTCTAGAAGCTGGGCGGGGTGCAGGCGCTCACCAC is drawn from Novosphingobium decolorationis and contains these coding sequences:
- a CDS encoding aminotransferase class III-fold pyridoxal phosphate-dependent enzyme, which encodes MDDLANFWMPFTDNRGFKAMPRLLASASGCHYRDTKGNEILDGTSGLWCVNAGHARGPIIAAIREQAEELDFAPTFQLGHPKVFQLAQRLETIFPKGINRFFFGNSGSEAGDTALKIAYAYHEARGEPARKRIIGRQRGYHGVGFGGISVGGLPNNARGFPLLPGFSHLSATLDIANNAFTRGQPDTGADLADELLDFIKEYGAETIAAVMVEPMSGSAGVLVPPKGYLERLRAITQEHGILLIFDEVITGFGRLGAATASQRFGVTPDIITTAKGLTNGAVPMGCTAVRQDIYEAVTQSAAPGIEFFHGYTYSGHPLAAAAALASLDVYEGEGLFERAASLEGIFEDIFHALANARHVIDVRNLGMVAGIELAPREGAPGARAMELFHACFDAGVLIRVTGDIVALSPPLIATPDHFEQIAVTIADTLAKIH